AGATAAAGAAGATAACAAAGGCAGGTGAGCTTGGTTATCCTGTAATGGGAGGGTGGTTTAGATTGCCTGGATATTATTGGGATAAATATTATTTTTTAAAGTATGGAAAATGGGTTACAAGGTATGGAACAGACAGCAAAAAGGTTCTTTTGATTGAGACAGAAAAAAACTCTACGGCGTTGATCCATTAGAAGAACAAGGATTCTCTGAAGCTCTAAATAAAAGATTAAAGAAAAATGGCTGAGATAAAGCTTCCACAAGCATCAAGTATTTCTGTTAAGCATGGAAGGATATTAAGGGGGCCACATCAATTTGCATTTGACTTAACCAATAGGTGCAACTTTAGATGTCTACATTGCTTTAATCTAAGTGGCAAAAATTGGATTGTTAAAGATGAGCTAAATGACGATGAGGTTTTAGAATTTATCAGGGATGTCGCAGATTTAAAGCCATTTAATCTTTGTTTTTGTGGTGGAGAACCCCTTTGAAGGGAAGAATTGCTTTGTAAATCAGCAAAGATTCTTTCTGGGGTGGGTATTACAGTCTCCTTGGTAACCAATGGTTCTCTTCTAACTAAAGAGAAGGCTGAAAGGCTGGTTGAAAATGGAGTCACCAGGCCCCAGGTTAGTTTGGATGGAGCAAGAGAAGAGACTCATGAAAGATTAAGGCAATATAAAGGTGCCTTCAAATTAGCGATCTC
The bacterium DNA segment above includes these coding regions:
- a CDS encoding 4Fe-4S cluster-binding domain-containing protein, with the protein product MAEIKLPQASSISVKHGRILRGPHQFAFDLTNRCNFRCLHCFNLSGKNWIVKDELNDDEVLEFIRDVADLKPFNLCFCGGEPL